In Chrysemys picta bellii isolate R12L10 chromosome 4, ASM1138683v2, whole genome shotgun sequence, the sequence AAAGCCAAGAAGCACAACTACCACAGGCCCCTGTTAATTGTCACAGCTGCACCTGCCTAGTTATAACCTTTGGGCTCAGGGACACCCTCTGGCTCTGGATCCTGCCACATCCCAGGGCTGAGCCAGGCTGTGCTGCTGTTTAAAGCCTTAATTTCGGAGGCACCATTCACCTTGGATTGTCCGCCACATTGCAGCCATACGTGGTGAGGGCAGGAAGTGTCTGGCTGTTGGGATGTTCACAAAGCATGTTAGGGGAGCGGGGGTATTCACTGAAAGCATTGCTCCCCATCCATAAGAGATGCCAGGAGATTTTAGGGCCTCCACATGACTACATGTTTTGCCACCCAGCAGTCTGCAGTGAATTAAACACCTAGCCTAGATGGGCAGTGGGCTGTGAACCCTGGAGTTTCAGCACTAGAGCACATGTTTCTACATGTGAGCCATAGGGGTAACTCCACTAGCTGAGAGCAGCAGAAGGCTCTATCTGGCCACTAGCTGGATCCACAACATTAGCTGGAACCATACCACTAAACCCGGGGGAGTTCTGATCCAGGATACTTGTTCACGACTATCcatacattttaaatagatttattttgcTGCAGCAACAGACTAGCCTCAGGGAGCAGGCACAGGGCATCAGTGGTGAATTTCACGCTGAGGAcgcagatgcaaatacaggaaagAAATTTACCTTGTAAAAGACAGGTACACCTGAGCCTTAGAGTAGGCTGATATGAAAGCCTGTTGAATGGATGGGGCCATAGTTATCCCTTGTGTAACACCAAGTCATGGCTGCCCGTTGCCCCTGGTCCCAAGAAAAGCACTGATGAGACCTTtgctatgtgttttttttttttcttttttttttggtgggataTCCAGGTGCAGGCCCAAAATAAACCAGGAGGGCTCTTTATATTTTAGCTGACAGCATATATTTCGTTAGCCCTCTGCAGGATCCAGTCCTAAGTACCCTGTGAAGTATTCTACCACTCTCTGCTACCACTGACGTCAAAGCAGTTTCTCAGAACCTTTTGGGATTAGGCCCTTAGCCAACAACCTAGATGCTGAGGTCAGAAGGCGCTATTCTGATtgagtctgacttcctgcatagcacaggtcagagaatcCCATTATCTGACTAGGTAAGCCCTGCACATCAGCTGAGCCTGGGCAGAGGTTTAACATAAGGCTGGGAGAGCACAGGGAAATTTTTGGTTATATttatattcccttcccccagctgccAATAGTACCCATTGTCTCCTCTTTCCCAGCCGCAATTAATTTTGCTCTGAAAACCAGGGATCCACAGCCTAGCATAGAATATTTTAATTCTTACACAGCAAAGGTATTCAGTTAAAAAAAGCCACTCCAGTCACACACCCTTCTTTCTGTTTAAAGAAGCCATCCCTCTTTCTGTTTAAAGAAGCGATGCTACATGATAACAAAACTCAAGCACTTAGCAAACTTTCTTGATGGGAAAACAAATTGGAGTAACAGATGAATAAATACACCAATTAATTACTTTGCTTTCTCACACACAGCAGGAATACTTACCATAGTCAAAGATCTCAGACAGTTTCTTCTATGCATTACAGAAACTAAAGTGCATCTTTAGTAAATGTTCAGGGCTCTGTGacccagagagcaggaggggCTTAGGTTCCAGACCTGCTAAACATAGTGAAACCTTTGTTCTAAAGTCTCATTGACACTAATGGCCCTGTGCCTCGCTCTGCCAGTGTAAACAGGCCTGTAACTTACTCCCACTGTGCAGGGCTAAAGTGGAGTAAAATGGCCTTagggtaaatgagaatcaggcctttccTCCCCCGCTCCAGGGCTCCTTGGGTTGTTAGTACGCAACGCTCGTCAATTTCACAATGCTGAGTTAGACAGAAGGCTCAGAagccagactctgatctcagtgacgCTGGTGTAGATCTGGAGAgaccccattgatgtcagtggagttactgcggatttacaccagagtaaatgAGAGCAGCAGCTGAATTCAAAGGACTGGATTCTCCTCtcagtcacaccagtgcaaatcctGACAGGAGAACCAGGCCTCTTGTGTCCAGAGCAGCGTCCTTACAGAAAAGGCTCTGGGACCAGATCTTCTGCTGCTGTCAATGAAGGTAGCTCTACTGACCTTagtggaactatgccaatttaccccAGGTGAGAGTCTGGCTCCCTGTGGTACATGGTagaatgtttggtgccctgccaTGGCGTAGAACTGGGAGACAGTGTAAATAATATCCATGAATAATCAATAATCCCGCCTCCTGTTGAAAATGAGCTCTAAAGGAGGACAAGCTGCACCCTAGCTCCCACATGTACAGAACTGGCTTATTTCATCCAGCACAGACACAAGCTTTCCTCCCTTGTTGGTTTCTCTGGGTTCACAGCCCCTCAGCTAAGACCAGTGGGCTGTGACTTGACAGCACAGTGGCAGAACAGGTTTGGCAGAAGCCATGTGCTGAGGTATCTGTCCCCCTTGTAAGCCAGGAATGCGCTGAAACCAGCTTTGTTTCATTAAATAGTTTTCTTTGACTTCTCCAGGCTGCAGATTGTTACACGATAGCTCAAAGGAAGAGGCAAGGGACAGGGATTCCCCAGTGATTACAATGCCCTCGCTCAAGGCTATTTCATGCCATGTGACATGCCCCCGGAGAGGGGCACGCAAAGCGCCAAATGCAGGCAAGGGAGTTTGAAAACTGGGTCCCACCTTTGCCACAACTTTTAACACCGAGGTGCAGCCGGCAGAAatgacaggtcccagcatgcagcatTCTGTCATGACCGCTGGACTCTAGCTGGAGCAGtacatgctgggagctgtagtctctGCCAGTCTCCTTATTAAGGATGACCGTGGTTGCACCGGGATTCCTTTGGGGCCATTTGAGGGCAGTTGTCAATGGGGCCCTCAGCTGGGCAAAGCTTAGGGTGCCTCTGGCTTAGGCTGCAAAGGGGGTAGAGGGCACAGTCATGGGCAGGCACTTTGGCCTTGTTTGCTCTATGAAAGCCAATACAGGGGGGAGGATGGGTTAGGGGGGCTCAAACCAAACACTGTGGGGGTCCTATTGGGTGAGATAGACATGGCCTATCCCCACTACGCTGCAGCTGCCTGTCCCCAGCGGGCTGTCACTTCATGCCTGGCTTGCTCTAGCTCAGCATCTTGTGTCGGTCAAAAACCGTCTTCCTCTGCTCCTGCACCTGGCGCTTCCATCGCTGCTGGGCTCCTTCCACCCTCTCCAGCACTGTGTTGGCTCTGGCGCCGGTGGGAGCGGGAGCTGCTGCCAGTGAGCGGGCCTCCTGCAATACAAAGAGAAGGAACCGGGAGGTCAAGGGGGTGAGTGGGGTGAAGGAGTGATATCTCTAATACAGAAAAAGGCTGCTCAGCGTTCGGAGACACTTTTACATGAAGAGCTATTTCAGGACTGAGTTTTCCTTGCAGAGAgcgggcctgattttcacaggtgcccaactcccaccgACTCATACTGGAGGAGTGGGTCCTCAGTGTAACTGGGCTTAAAGCTAGGATCACCCGTGCTAAAAGCACAGGCCTCCAGCACCGGAGCTAAAGGAGCAGCTCCCCTAGGAGGTACCTGTAGTAGGCTCTTATCCCTTTCTTTAGGCCAGCAACTAGAAGGGCCAGTGCTCCACACTGCTAATGTGAATTCCCTCCTCTCAGACTCCTCGCTTTCCACTCCCTCGCacccattccccttcccctcccaggaatcTCCCCCTGCCCTCTGTGTCTCGGGGCTGCTGCATTTCAGTCCTTCCCAGCCACATGAACTTGCACAAAATCTCTCCATCAAAAGGAAGCATTACTTCCTGTAACCGCAGCTGGAGATGCTGGGGCTATCTCTGTGCTGAAGCTCAGCATGGCTCCCCAGTTCCTGGAGGGATTTCCTGAACGGCTCCGGGCCCTTCTCCTCTGCTGCCACATACCTCATAAGGGATTAACATGCCTCATTTGCCTCGCTGAGAGCCGCCCACTAACTGCACCTTCCTTTGCAGTGCCCTGAGGGCACGGCTTCTAAGGCTGCACAGCTGCCAGGCTTAGCAGGGAGCAGAGCAGTGGTGTGgaagaaaggggtgtgtgtgtgggggggaacaagTCAGTGATTAACTCCTTGGCTTCAGTCTGCTGTCATATCCATCTGATGGTCCATTGCTCTCATGGCAGCGCGGGAACTGCAGGACCAGCACTGAAGGGGTTTAAGTCCATGGCTGTTCATCCCAGCtttggtcccaatgaagtcagtgatcCAACTCTCATTTGGTCTAACGGGACCAAACATTGATCCATGCTCAGTGCTTCGCTCATGATTCTGGAGGATGTCCTGTCAGCAGGAAGGAGGAGTGGACCCCCAACAAGGGCTCCCACCAGCAGATCCAGATGCCCTCTGAGAGTGTGTGCGGCACACTTGCTAGCCAGACCCCTCATGCTCTGCAGCAGTTGCTCTCCAAgctgctcccttccccagccaacAGGAGCTGGGCTAAGCTCCTCTCAGGTGTAAGCTGCTCTGGGCATGCTGGAAAATGGTACAAATGATCATGGGCCTTCTGAGCCACAGCACTGAGTCTGCTGCCATTGTGGGTTCAGTGCAGGCGCAACGTGTTACAGAGGAGACACACACacggtgctctctctctctcagatctgGTGTTTGTCGTTCCTCAGTTAGAAGGAAGCATGTGTCTGTTTTTTGTGGGTGAAAGGCAGCTTCAGAGTTTAGGTGCAAAAAACCTGGTGCTGGGAGAACACAGGGACAAAGCAGAGATAGAACGAGGCTAGGGGTGGGAGTGAAGTCCTCTGGGTTGGGAACTTGGAACAGAGGAGTTGTTtctggctgtctgcagactcaggcagatatcACTGCACTGGTTACACTTGGGGCCCATGTGGAAGGTTCAGCCATGAATCCTAGACACTTACTGGTTTTAAAATGAAGGATTCTGGAGCAGCTGAATAGGTCATGCCGGCCAGGGCCCATCCGCCAACTTctcctggcgccggtgggtgctcaacacccccctcccccggccctgactcaacccctgccccgcccccattccaaccccttccccaaagtcctcgcCCCAACTGgactccatccccaccccagccctgcctcttccctgcctcctccctgagcgcgttcccactccttccctctccctctcccagcttGTTACGCCGCAGTTGCggcagcaagtgctgggaggagaagtggggacaCAGCATGCTCTGGGCAAGAGGCAGGGCTAgggccgggatttggggaaggagtccagttggggcggggactttgcccCAAATTGCccggtgccctatgcagctgcgtgctgctccagcggcCAGCCCCATCCCGCGGCCAGCTGAGCCGGCCAGGAAagttgcccctgccctgcccccagagtccctgctccaccccttccccaaagccccgcccctgctccactcagctccacaccttccccaaagccccgcccctgctccaccccagccctgcctcttcccacccctgctccgcccccactccatcccttccccaaagccacacagaagcctccatgcaCGGCAGGAAGGGATTAATGAACTCCTGGCAGCCCAGTTAGCTCAAATTGGAGTCACCTGGAGCAGGAGGCTTCCAGGGATGGGCTTAATAAAAAGAAGAGCCCTGACCAGTTGGAGGGAGGCAGGTAGAgagagcagctggtatgggaagGCGGCTAGCTGAGGGTCAGGACTGGGACAGGCTGGTGCCTCGCAGATCCCCTGGAGGAAAGGGAAGAGTATGTGTTGTTTCATACTTGTTTTGGACTTTGAGAGCCCCGGGAGAAGTAGGACCACATAGGAGCCAGGGGGAGGGCTAACCCTCTGCGACCCAGAAGGCTTTGGAGTTAGAGCAGCGGAAGAcaagctggggaactgaggtggAGTGGCTGTTGCACTGGAGTGCTGCTAGGGGGTGCTCTGGAAAGGCAGTGGGGCTAGAACAATACACCAGTGTGTAAACGAGAATGGGGCCCAGTGGTTCTATCGCAGCACTGAGCAGACAAATAGATTTCTGGGCTCTGCATAGCCTCACGTTGCATAGACCAAATCTTTCCCCATTAGTGTTTGTCAATCACCATGTGGGTGCCCCATGATCAGTCCCAGGGAGGGTGGAGTGTTTCTGAACATGTCCAGGCTGGTCACACGCCCTCTCAGCAAACACACTGGCTTCCTCTCTTCAAAGCATGTCCAGGCTGGTCACACGCCCTCTCAGCAAACACACTGGCTTCCTCTCTTCAAAGCGTGTCCGGGCACCTGGATTACAGCTAATCCGCTGGGAGGGGAGGCGCCCAGTAGCTAGCAGGGGGCCCTGCCAAGCCTGCTAGGTGGTTGAAAGGAAGGCAGGTGTCTTTCATTTTACTCCTGAGTGGTGCTCTCTTAGTGCACAGGGGCAGGCGCAGTGAGGAAGGTCCCCTCAACACGAACGACTGCAGGGACACCAGGCCGCCGTGGGCAAGTGCCCTTGAGCACTTGGGGCATATCCCGTCCTGCAGAACCGTCCCTTGCCCCTGgctgggacagggaagggggctcTCCCCAAAGTTCACGTTGGGTTCCCCTGCCCCACTGAAGAGCAGGTTGTGCTCTAAGGGTACAACTGCATCAGGGGGAGCTGAGCTCGTGTCCTGCCTTCAGCGACGTGGCCTGGGGTCGAAATTCTTCCCCCGCCTGACTCCTTAAGGCCCCATATCCTGGTAATCTTCTGCCTGACCTAGGGTGGGCTCCTCCAGGGCCTGTTAACACTGAGGCGAGGGGCCCAGACGTGCTGCACGCAATCCATCCCTAGGGCCGTCCCCGCTGCTGGGCTGGGACAATGCCCAGTGCCGCCGGTGGCACGCAGCGTCTCACACCAGAGCTCAGCATGGCTGGGCGGAGCCAGCATCAGCCGGCCTGGGGGCAGAGACTCGCCTCCGGCTGAGGGCAGCTGGGAGCTTTCAGCACCCGGGATACAGCGAGTTCTGCCCCCTCTCAAGGCCTCGGCACCATCCCTTCAATGGCTGTTCTCTCTCGCCTGTCCGCATCCCCTCCCTATCCTCCTTGTGCCCCTGCTGGTAGTAACCAGGCCGTTGGCTGAGGAGGGTGACTGTCTAGGGAACCCAGAAGGGGTTGTCTGGAAGGGTCTGAGATGGCTCCCCCTGCCAAGGGGGCTGCCTTGCCCCATTTctctgccttgtctctctcctgGGAGCCAGGGCCTGACCTTAGAACCTGGGCATGCACCATAGCAGTGAAATGGCAGCCGCTAGGCTCCTGGGCCAGCCCTTGTTTGGGTAGTCTGCTCAGGACTGAGCTGGCCTGGAGACTGGAGCCAGGGTGGCTCCTAGAGGCCATGATAACCTCAGCCCAGAAGCTCCACTGATTGGGAAGGGATCATCTAGCGATCAACACAACCCCAGCTTGTTCAGCACCATGGTCCCGGCTCACGGAGCAGCTCCAAACAACCGACACCTAAAGGAAATGCTGGGTCCCAGAACCGCAGGTTCCACCTTCCATAATCCACCCCCTGTATCTCTCAATTATAGCGCGAGCCAGGGCTACAATTAGGTCATTACAGCTAATCACTGTGTGTGCATCAGCTCCACTCCCTGCCACCTGGACTACCATTACCACTAATAACCAGCTTCATCTACGTTTCCTCTGGGGGCTGGGACGTGGTGGCCTCCCTGCTCAAGCGATGGGAGCTGGTGGGGACAGACAAGGCAGGATATAAAGGGCCTAATCCTGGTGCCCTGGCTCTGAAATCCAcacggaagtcaatggaagcgTTGCCTGAGTCCAGAGCTGTGCTCAGGAGAGGACCAGTGGCTTTTGGACAGAGATGTGGCAGCAAGACCACGTGTGACGTGATAGCTGTTTGCCAATCTCACACGTGCTGATCCTTCTCTAAAATCCACCAGAGCTAAAGGAGATCTCCCTGAGCTACTAGCAGTAGCAGGTCCTTTATCCTCACATCATTCCCTGGCTCATACGCAAAGCCAGGACGTTACCGCGGGAAACATCCCAAGCCGATTTGAAAACCAAGCCCGTGTTTATGGCGAGCAAGACAGAGCAGCAGTCAGAGCTGCTGAGGGCTGGGCCTTCTCTGGCTTAGAAAGTCACCTCCAAAAGGAAGAACAATTGTAATAATGGGGCACATGCAtcccctcagcctggagcccaggGCACTGTATGGACGCAGAGATCTAGCAGGGGAAAGATTAAACAATACAGGGCCTGGCCGTGGGGACAGCATAAAAAACCACCAACCCCCTCCCCGGCATGAGACAGTTTGAGGCGTGAGTGAAAGCAGGCAGGGTGGGACTGGATGTTAAGGGGAGTCAATGGCCCAATCGAGGCCCATCAGCACAAAGGCCCAATCAACTGCTGATCCCTAAAATGCAGCCAAGTGGGATCTGTCAAAGGTGGGTGTGGCCTGAGTGCAGCTCCTGGTCCAGGTGGGGCCCCTGGAATAGGGGGTCTGGGGTGAGCCCTTGGCACCCCTGCAGAGTCAAAAGGCACCAGCTCTAGTTTTGTCAGCTCCTCTATGCAGCTCTCTTGCCTCCCAGCACTGTCTGGGCCTTCACCAAATGAccttcctcctgcacccaccccgAAGGGTATTGCCAGGTGGGGGCCGCCAGGGCTGCACACAGTTGGGAGCAGTTTGCATTTTGTTTGGATCCGATCCACAATTCAGCAAATGAAAATCAGTCCAATTCACAAATGGGCAGAACCACAAAAGTCCCCTGCTAACCGCCCCGGGCAGGCCCACTCTGGGCCCTGGGAAACCTGCATCCGCATTTCAGAGCGTCACGTGGACCAAGATccgggatttaaaaaataaaacaaaacgaaAAATTCTACATTTCTAGTTGGCATGTAAAAAGGGCCAGCCCCAGCAAGACCCAGGTGGGATGGGAGATGAGAAACATCAGCTATAATGACCCCTGGTGTCTGCCTGCCCTCGTTCCCAGGAGCTAAccctgctctctctcctcctctaggTTCTCCTACCATGCCCACCCTCCATATCACCCGCTGCAGCCCCCTGACCTCGTTCTCCTCTTCActgtgcaggggctgggtgtaGGCGTCTGGCTTCCGGATCAAGGGGTCGACCAGCATGAGGAAGGCCATGTACAGCAGCAGTGCCCCCACCACTGAGAggtagatgatgatgatgatctgtGGGCACATCAAAAGGGGCTCTGGGACGTCGGTGGCGAttgcagggctgggggccagtCAGCCTCCTGCCCAAGCCAACCCACTGACTGATGGGCTCAGGAGGAAACATCCCcgccctcctcaccccccccgccAATGGGCAGCTCAGTTCATAACTATCCACAGTATGGAGGACGGGGCACTGTCGGAGCCAAGATACCAGGCTAGAGGGGCCCCTGCTGTGCTGCAGTCTGGCAATGCCTCAGTGAAGTGGACTGGGGATCCcatcccagcctccctcccagacataggcactgactccatgggtgctctggggctggagcacccacggggaagaATTAGTGTGTGCTCTGCACCTGCTGGCAGGCCTGAGAGCAGACACCTGGGGATGGCCCGGAGCGGGCTGATGATAAAAGTGGAGGGGAGTGAGACTGGGCTGATTTCTTCGGGGAGGAAAGAGGAACCAGGAGGGCAGGGGGCTTTGCATGGAGGGCtcggcagggagggggagattgATGCGGTGTTTGGGGAAGGGGGCCATGGGAGGAGCCAGGCCAGCCTCCCAAGTCATGGCCACCTCACAGCTACTCACAACAATAACAGCAGCTGGGCGCCCTGCTCCATCTCCCAATGTCGACACCCTTCCCAAAGGGGAGGGGGTCAGTGTCGTCATCCCCAGACCAGAGCCAACAAGGGGAAGAGGTGTGGGGAAGTGGGGTGGAAAGTCTTTACTATGCCCCTCCCCAAGCTGGAGGACAAGAAAGAATCCAAGCGAGgaatcccttcctcccccattgCCTGGAGAACAGGCATCAGGCCTCCAGAGCAATCTCCTTTGTCCACGTCCAGCCCCTGAGGTTCTGCCCAGGGGCGTGTGGGGCAGAGGCGCAAGCGACCCGTCTTTACCTTGATGGTGGTGGTGCTGCGCTCCTCATACTTGCACTCACACAGCAGGCAGTAGGCTTCCACGTCATTCCCTGGCACTGGCATCGGCTCCACCACGTGCAGGCAGTTGCTGCGTCACAAAGGAGCCGGAGTCAGcggcggggtggggcaggtggctgAGCTCCTGGCAGGTGCCTGTATTCTGGGGCCCGGAGCACGGCCAGCCGTCATGGAGAACCCTAGTGGTGATGGTAGGCAGCACCAATAGCTTGGTGGAGAACCACCAGGCCTGTCTGCGTCCAGCAGCCCCCTTTGTGCTCAGTCCAGCTGGGAGAGCTCAGCAGTTGCTCAGATCACTTTACACGGGAGGTGGCCGCGGGCTGGCTGAAGCTCTGGGTGCCCCAGATACTCGCCCCCGGAGCTGGGACTGGAGGTGGACCGCCTCAGCGAGTGCCTTGGGGTCAGGTGGCTGTGCCTCTAAAGCCACCCCACACTAATTAGCCCTCTGAGCAAAGAGGCTAAGGCCTGAATGGGCCCTGGAGGCTCATTTCCCTCAGAGAGGGGCCGGGCTGAGGCGTAGGGGTGGCTTGGGGGGAATCTTGCCCTGCtgctgtccctgctctggggtTAAACAGATCCCGCAGGCTCCAGTCAGGCCAGCCATGCGACTGGCTCCACTTGCTCAGAGATCTGAGCCGGCTACAGCTTCTAGGCACCCCCAGGAGCACACGGGTGCAAACCCTGGGTTAGGTCACAAGTGCAATGAGTTTTCTGGCCTCAGCCTAGTCAGTGAATGATGTATGGTCACATGACACAGCACCATGACATGACAGTCTTTTGGGGGAGAACAAGGCCTGGCACCGTAGCTGATGTGAGGACTGAGGGGCGTGGGCAGAGGCGAGCAATGTGTGtggagtccagggctgggctagcaggggggttgtgggtcaggattgaaggACACCGGCAGAGCAGTGTGGAGCTATGGCACAATGCAGACAGGTGCACTGTGCCCCGCTCTCCTCAGTAGCTCCCAGACCTCACCCCTTTCAAAGGCATTCAATTCCCGTGCACTGCAGGAAGAGAAGTGGCTTTGGCAGGGCATGCCAGGAAcaagccccagctctgcctgtctaGGACACGCTGCTCCCTGTGCTCCCTCAGAAGCAAAGGTTGAAGCCTAGCTGTGGCCCCAGATTTTCATGTTAGCAGCACACAGTGGAGGCCGACAGCTTGGCTCATCACTGTCGCTGATTCCCACGAACCACTAAACACACACACGGGGAAAAACCCTTGACAGTGTAAATTCACTGCAGCCTGGCATTTGGGGAGGAGCACGTACTTCTTGTACATGGTGGGTTGCAGGGCTGCTCCTAGCAGGTCAGGCTCCGAGTCTGtgccagatatggactggctacagagcttccttCTCAGAGAGCCCCACCAGCTGTGTTGAGTGCAAGGGCCTTTAATCCTCTGCCACACTAGCATTGCTGAGGTGAGGTTACATAAGGCATGTTACGCACCGTGCCACCTAGTGGGTGGACAGTATCATACAGATGAGCATCCCGTTGCCAGGAGGAGAATCATGGGGCAGACcctcagtgggtgtaaatcagTAGAGTTCTGGTGATCGCCACAGAGctatgatgatttacaccaggtgaggctCTGGCCCAGAACCATTTGTTCTGGTCTCTTGTGCTTCTTCCTATTTTGTTCAGTGCACCCGGTGTGGCTGCAGCCCTCTCAGTATCAAGGTGCTTGTATTGGTATAGTTATGCCCCTACAAGAAAGGGAAGAAGCTACCTAGGTAAAAGGCACCTGTACAGCAGTTTAGCTGGGTCTATGCTAGGGGCTGCTCCGATTTAATTAGTTCTGGTGAAAaacaccctcttcccccttgtggAAATAGTCAAAtcagtggaaaaaaaacagtAGCTGTGGCCTATGCCAAGAGAGAACTGGTGCAGATAGACAGGATCCTGGTGAGAAACTAGCTTCACTGACCTGATGAGTAGAAATTATGAGGCTAAGTAGCTCTAACTTACTCAGTTAATGGCCCATCATTGTAATTTTCAGCCCCTCAGTCCTGTCGCTCTCCTGACATAAACTAACAGATCTCTGTGCCTAGGCTTGGCAccattaaatttttatttttttataatcttGACAGATAATAGCGATGTTGATTCTGAAgcacttttttcaatttttagtgatttaaatgttcacagttgcggGAAATCCTGGAGGgggcagacaataattatttaatgacaatagatgttgagattcaaaaagttaaagctaccTAACTGGTGCCCTGCTCTAACTCCAGCTTTACAACACATTTTAAGGTGGGACTCTAATGAGCTCTCaaggagcatttttcttactttgcctgtctgtacATTTCGATTActattgatggaaatattctGTCCTTGGTTTAGGTGTGTCTGGCGAAACTGATGTTTACTTACATTTACTGATAAGAAACAAcatttacagataagcaaagtaagaaaaatggtcCTTGAGAACGGATTAAAGCCCTGCCTTCTGAATGTGTATGAAACGTGTTATAAAGCTTGAAATCAAAGGCAACGGAATGACAAGGAAAAGGAAATGATTCAGCAAAATGCCTCCCTGTAAATGAGTCAGCAAAATGCCCCATATTTTAACAGAATAAAGTCTCACCCCATGCCCCCAAGGGTGTGAAATATACACTGCTATGTAAACCAGCCTGAATACAAGCACAAAGAGGTCATTAGATAAGGAACAGTCTGCTCACTGATGCTCAAGGGCCTTTGTTCAATCCAGGTTGCAGCTTCAAAGTGATCATGGCCCTGTGCAGACACCCACAGAGGACACCCCCGCAGCGCCGACACTTTCTTCTTAGCCCTGGGATTTGGCAAATGGCGTTA encodes:
- the TMEM9 gene encoding proton-transporting V-type ATPase complex assembly regulator TMEM9, encoding MLTQHSWENMKILWLAAVAWCVLAPPAQASKSSEDIRCKCICPPYRNISGHIYNKNVSQKDCNCLHVVEPMPVPGNDVEAYCLLCECKYEERSTTTIKIIIIIYLSVVGALLLYMAFLMLVDPLIRKPDAYTQPLHSEEENEEARSLAAAPAPTGARANTVLERVEGAQQRWKRQVQEQRKTVFDRHKMLS